One stretch of Miscanthus floridulus cultivar M001 chromosome 18, ASM1932011v1, whole genome shotgun sequence DNA includes these proteins:
- the LOC136520324 gene encoding protein NRT1/ PTR FAMILY 3.1-like, producing MATEETSKMTGREKGGLRTMPFIFANEVAEKLAVVGFSTNMLTYLTTQLHMPLAKAATTLTNFGGTSAATPLIGAFLADACIGRFWTIAAASVVYQVGMALLTVSAALPRFRPPSCKPGGAVTCQEAAPWQLAVLYVSLLLNAVGAGGYRPCIVAFGADQFDESRAAERVRSWGFFNWYYFCNGASMLLAVTAVVYVQDNVGWGWGLGVPAFCMGVSVAAFVGGYPMYRRLEPAGSPFTRLAQVVVAAVKKRRLPAADVDPARLYENDELDAPISMYGKLVHTDQLSFFDRAAIVTDGDLVTLTDADSGKPSPAPVPNPWRLSTVHRVEELKSVIRMGPIWAAGILVITGSSTQHTFSLQQASTMDRRLAPGLSTFQIPAGSMTVFGLLAMLLTLFVYDRALVRVARRFTGLDRGISFLHRMGVGFAISVLATLVAGFVERHRRDAAAVAAGATDAGTSPLSAYWLVPQYALHGVAEAFTSVGHLEFMYDQAPESMRSTATALFWLSISLGSYASTLLVDVVHHWSAGPGGANWLPDNINHGRLDYFYWVVTMLQVMNLLYYAICAKRFRFKPVQLHKEEEEEGGKAIVELQEKV from the exons atggccacgGAGGAAACGAGCAAGATGACGGGCAGGGAGAAGGGTGGTCTTAGAACAATGCCCTTCATCTTCG CCAACGAGGTGGCGGAGAAGCTCGCCGTGGTGGGCTTCTCGACCAACATGCTGACGTACCTCACCACGCAGCTGCACATGCCGCTGGCGAAGGCCGCCACCACGCTCACCAACTTCGGCGGCACCTCCGCCGCGACGCCCCTGATCGGCGCCTTCCTCGCCGACGCCTGCATCGGCCGCTTCTGGACCATCGCCGCCGCCTCCGTCGTCTACCAAGTC GGCATGGCGCTCCTGACGGTGTCAGCGGCGCTGCCGCGGTTCCGCCCGCCGTCGTGCAAGCCGGGCGGCGCGGTGACGTGCCAGGAGGCCGCGCCGTGGCAGCTGGCGGTGCTGTACGTGTCCCTGCTCCTGAACGCGGTGGGCGCCGGCGGGTACCGCCCCTGCATCGTGGCGTTCGGGGCGGACCAGTTCGACGAGTCGCGGGCGGCGGAGCGCGTGCGGAGCTGGGGCTTCTTCAACTGGTACTACTTCTGCAACGGCGCGTCCATGCTGCTGGCCGTCACGGCGGTGGTGTACGTGCAGGACAACGTGGGCTGGGGCTGGGGCCTCGGCGTGCCGGCCTTCTGCATGGGCGTCTCCGTCGCCGCCTTCGTGGGCGGGTACCCGATGTACCGGAGGCTGGAGCCCGCGGGGAGCCCGTTCACGCGGCTCGCGCAGGTGGTCGTCGCCGCTGTCAAGAAGCGGCGGCTGCCGGCGGCGGACGTCGACCCCGCAAGGCTGTACGAGAACGACGAGCTCGACGCGCCCATCTCCATGTACGGCAAGCTTGTGCACACGGATCAGCTCAG CTTCTTTGACCGCGCGGCGATCGTCACCGACGGCGACCTGGTCACGCTGACGGACGCAGACTCCGGCAAGCCGTCGCCAGCCCCTGTACCGAACCCGTGGCGCCTGAGCACCGTGCACCGCGTGGAGGAGCTCAAGTCGGTGATCCGCATGGGGCCCATCTGGGCGGCGGGCATCCTGGTGATCACGGGGTCATCGACGCAGCACACCTTCTCCCTGCAGCAGGCGAGCACCATGGACCGCCGCCTGGCGCCGGGCCTGTCCACGTTCCAGATCCCCGCGGGGTCCATGACCGTCTTCGGGCTGCTCGCCATGCTCCTCACCCTCTTCGTCTACGACCGCGCGCTCGTCCGCGTGGCGCGCCGCTTCACGGGGCTGGACCGCGGCATCTCCTTCCTCCACCGCATGGGCGTCGGCTTCGCCATCAGCGTGCTCGCCACCCTGGTGGCCGGCTTCGTGGAGCGGCACCGCAGGGACGCCGCGGCTGTGGCGGCCGGCGCCACGGACGCCGGCACGTCCCCGCTGTCGGCCTACTGGCTGGTGCCGCAGTACGCGCTGCACGGCGTGGCCGAGGCCTTCACCTCCGTGGGGCACCTCGAGTTCATGTACGACCAGGCGCCCGAGAGCATGCGCAGCACGGCGACGGCGCTCTTCTGGCTCTCCATCTCGCTGGGGAGCTACGCGAGCACGCTGCTGGTGGACGTCGTGCACCACTGGAGCGCGGGGCCCGGCGGCGCCAACTGGCTGCCGGACAACATCAACCACGGCAGGCTGGACTACTTTTACTGGGTCGTCACGATGCTGCAGGTCATGAACCTGCTGTACTACGCCATTTGCGCCAAGCGGTTCAGGTTCAAGCCTGTGCAGctccacaaggaagaggaggaagaaggcggcAAGGCAATTGTGGAGCTGCAAGAGAAGGTTTGA